A DNA window from Microcystis aeruginosa NIES-843 contains the following coding sequences:
- a CDS encoding creatininase family protein, whose translation MLLQLSTWLEVESYLEQSQGIIIPIGSTEQHGPTGLIGTDALCAEAIAKGVGKQVRAMVAPTLNVGMALHHTAFPGTISLRPSTLIQVILDYVTCLARAGFRQFFFINGHGGNIATLKAAFAETYYHLDSLNLPNTNEVKCQVANWFMVREVYLLAKELYGDQEGSHATPSEVALTQYLYPESLKNAFLSEKVASGHGIYGAANFRQNYPDGRMGSNPALATPEHGQRFYELAVKELSNNYLEWLSCPVSELISD comes from the coding sequence ATGTTATTACAGTTATCTACATGGTTAGAGGTGGAATCCTATCTAGAACAATCTCAGGGAATTATTATTCCCATTGGTTCCACGGAACAACACGGGCCGACGGGACTGATTGGTACAGATGCTCTATGTGCGGAGGCGATCGCTAAAGGAGTGGGGAAACAGGTACGAGCAATGGTAGCACCCACCTTAAATGTCGGTATGGCCCTACATCACACGGCTTTCCCTGGTACAATTAGCCTTCGTCCTAGCACTTTGATTCAAGTCATCCTCGACTATGTGACTTGTTTAGCTAGAGCCGGTTTTCGTCAATTTTTCTTTATTAATGGTCACGGGGGCAATATTGCCACCCTAAAGGCCGCTTTTGCGGAAACCTATTATCATTTGGATTCCCTCAATTTACCTAACACAAACGAGGTTAAATGTCAAGTGGCCAATTGGTTTATGGTGCGAGAAGTTTATCTTTTAGCCAAAGAATTGTATGGAGATCAGGAGGGTTCCCACGCTACACCGAGCGAAGTGGCGTTAACTCAGTATCTTTACCCTGAGAGCCTTAAAAACGCCTTTTTATCCGAAAAAGTGGCTTCTGGTCATGGTATTTACGGTGCGGCTAATTTTCGCCAAAACTACCCCGATGGTCGTATGGGTTCCAATCCTGCTTTAGCCACTCCCGAACACGGTCAGAGGTTCTATGAATTAGCCGTGAAAGAATTGAGTAATAATTATTTAGAATGGCTCTCTTGTCCTGTGTCTGAGTTGATTAGTGACTAG
- a CDS encoding DNA methyltransferase, which produces MINSSVNVAERLLEINNLDRELFNYFQDKLLDSEQLSRTLVSFQGNKNQPVYRWYKYKEGFSVDLIVYLLEKYGIKQGKILDPFAGSGTTLFAAAARGLSADGIELLPIGQELIITRQILENGLNSDDIHRLEYWSNHSLWQQVDDKVKLLELPITQGAYPQENQACIESYLGLIAQENERVQSILKFALLSILESISYTRKDGQYLRWDYRSGKQQGKNIFDKGKILDFKIALHSKLREILADLEPSQQQLELFSRDYPRGKIQLYQGSCLEILPEISSEKYDSIITSPPYCNRYDYTRIYALELALLGIDQLQLKQLRQQMLSCTVENKPKELLKINEHWSPAIAITDRQKLLESILGYLEELKSSKALNNHGIPRMIRGYFLEMSCLIYECFRVMKSSGIFCMINDNVRYAGASISVDLILSKIAEEIGFKVENILVVPQGKGNSSQQMGCHGRESLRKCIYVWRKP; this is translated from the coding sequence ATGATTAATAGTTCAGTTAATGTAGCAGAAAGATTGTTAGAAATCAACAATCTCGATCGAGAATTATTTAATTATTTTCAAGACAAATTACTTGATTCTGAGCAATTATCTCGTACCCTAGTGAGTTTTCAAGGTAATAAGAACCAACCAGTTTATCGCTGGTATAAATATAAAGAGGGTTTTTCCGTTGATCTGATAGTTTATCTTCTAGAAAAATATGGTATCAAACAAGGAAAAATACTAGACCCTTTCGCCGGGAGCGGAACAACTTTATTTGCGGCGGCGGCCAGGGGTTTATCAGCAGATGGAATAGAATTATTGCCGATTGGACAGGAATTAATTATTACTAGACAAATTTTAGAAAATGGCTTAAATAGTGATGATATACATCGTCTAGAGTATTGGTCTAACCATAGCCTTTGGCAACAGGTAGATGACAAAGTTAAGTTATTAGAATTACCAATTACTCAAGGAGCATATCCCCAAGAAAATCAGGCTTGTATAGAAAGTTACTTAGGGTTGATTGCCCAAGAGAATGAGCGAGTGCAATCGATCTTAAAATTTGCCTTACTTTCTATTCTCGAATCAATTAGCTATACTAGAAAAGATGGTCAATACCTCCGTTGGGATTATCGTTCTGGTAAACAACAGGGCAAAAATATATTTGACAAAGGAAAAATTTTAGACTTTAAAATTGCCCTACATAGCAAGTTACGAGAAATTCTCGCAGATTTAGAGCCTAGTCAGCAACAATTGGAACTTTTTTCTAGAGATTATCCTCGGGGAAAAATTCAACTATATCAAGGTTCTTGTCTTGAGATTTTGCCAGAGATTTCCTCAGAAAAATACGATTCTATTATTACTTCTCCTCCTTATTGTAATCGCTATGATTATACTCGTATCTACGCTTTAGAATTGGCTCTATTGGGAATAGATCAACTACAATTAAAACAATTACGTCAACAAATGCTTAGTTGCACTGTTGAAAATAAACCCAAAGAGTTACTAAAAATAAATGAACATTGGTCGCCAGCCATTGCCATAACTGATCGTCAAAAATTATTAGAGAGTATCCTGGGTTATTTAGAGGAATTAAAATCAAGCAAGGCCTTAAATAACCATGGTATTCCTCGGATGATTAGAGGGTATTTTCTGGAAATGTCTTGTCTAATTTATGAATGCTTTCGGGTTATGAAATCCTCGGGTATTTTCTGTATGATTAATGATAACGTGCGCTATGCGGGAGCTAGTATTTCTGTAGATTTAATTTTGTCAAAAATTGCCGAAGAAATTGGATTTAAAGTAGAAAATATTTTAGTAGTTCCTCAGGGAAAAGGTAATAGTAGTCAGCAAATGGGATGTCATGGTAGAGAATCTTTAAGAAAATGTATTTATGTGTGGAGAAAGCCTTAA
- a CDS encoding ATP-dependent 6-phosphofructokinase, which produces MGEKKRIGILTSGGDCAGLNAAIRAVVHHASGNYGWEVVGIREATNGLISRPPKTTIFDIEGVDRLLVMGGTILGTTNKGDPFAFPMPDGTLIDRSQEIIDGYHSLGLDALIGIGGDGSLAILRRIAQQGGINLIGIPKTIDNDVGATEVSIGFDTATNIATEALDRLHFTAASHNRVMILEVMGRDAGHIALAAGIAGGAHIILIPEIPYRLEKICEKIRQRQRLDKQFSLIIVSEAVRTETGNRLVQKEALGEDRLGGIGRYLAEEVARETGAETRVTFLGHIQRGGIPSPMDRLLGAAFGVAAVALIARGEFDRMVAWQNRQVVSVPIEEAIKTYRVVDPEETLVKTARGLGICLGD; this is translated from the coding sequence ATGGGTGAAAAAAAACGAATTGGAATTCTCACCAGTGGTGGTGACTGTGCGGGTTTAAATGCCGCCATTCGTGCCGTTGTCCACCATGCCAGTGGCAATTATGGCTGGGAAGTGGTGGGTATTCGAGAAGCAACGAACGGATTAATTAGCCGTCCCCCCAAAACCACTATCTTTGATATTGAAGGAGTCGATCGCCTGTTGGTGATGGGAGGAACAATTCTCGGTACTACCAATAAAGGGGATCCCTTCGCTTTCCCGATGCCGGATGGAACCCTGATCGATCGCTCTCAGGAAATCATTGACGGCTATCATAGTCTGGGACTGGATGCCCTGATCGGCATCGGTGGCGATGGTAGTCTGGCGATTTTGCGCCGTATTGCCCAACAGGGAGGCATTAATCTGATTGGTATCCCCAAAACCATCGATAATGATGTGGGAGCTACAGAAGTCTCCATCGGCTTCGATACAGCTACTAATATCGCCACAGAAGCCCTCGATCGCCTCCATTTTACCGCCGCTAGTCATAACCGGGTGATGATTCTAGAAGTTATGGGTAGAGATGCCGGCCATATCGCCCTAGCTGCCGGTATTGCGGGGGGGGCCCATATCATTCTCATTCCCGAAATTCCCTACCGATTAGAGAAGATCTGCGAGAAGATCCGGCAACGGCAGCGTCTGGATAAACAGTTTTCTCTGATTATTGTCTCCGAGGCTGTGCGTACCGAAACTGGCAATCGCCTAGTGCAAAAGGAAGCCCTAGGAGAAGATCGTCTCGGGGGTATCGGTCGCTATTTAGCCGAAGAAGTTGCCAGGGAAACCGGGGCCGAAACGAGAGTGACTTTCCTGGGCCACATTCAACGGGGGGGTATTCCTTCTCCGATGGATCGCTTACTGGGGGCGGCTTTTGGCGTGGCGGCCGTGGCTCTGATCGCCAGGGGAGAATTCGATCGCATGGTGGCCTGGCAAAATCGGCAAGTGGTCAGTGTTCCCATCGAGGAGGCGATTAAAACCTATCGCGTCGTCGATCCCGAAGAAACTTTAGTCAAAACCGCCAGGGGTTTGGGTATTTGTCTAGGGGATTGA
- a CDS encoding response regulator transcription factor, which yields MLTLDTPPLSASADFVPNHRILIVEDEEVIRDMIILALEEEGYEALGVSDGRVALELLQSQESNHGESRFDLVVLDLMLPQINGLDICRLLRYHGNIIPILILSAKASETDRVLGLEVGADDYLTKPFSMRELVARCRALIRRQGFTSLAAAPVRKFRDVLLYPQECRVTVRDEEINLSPKEFRLLDLFMSYPRRVWSREQLIEQIWGPDFLGDTKTVDVHIRWLREKLEIDPSQPEYLITVRGFGYRFG from the coding sequence ATGTTAACCCTTGACACCCCCCCCTTGTCGGCGAGTGCGGATTTCGTTCCCAATCATCGGATTTTAATCGTTGAAGATGAAGAAGTGATTCGGGATATGATTATTTTGGCTTTGGAAGAAGAAGGTTACGAGGCTCTCGGTGTTAGTGATGGTCGCGTTGCCCTAGAATTACTGCAAAGTCAAGAATCTAATCACGGTGAGTCTCGTTTTGATTTGGTCGTTTTGGATTTAATGTTACCCCAAATCAACGGTCTTGATATCTGTCGTCTGTTGCGCTATCACGGCAATATTATCCCGATTTTAATTTTAAGTGCTAAGGCCAGCGAAACCGATCGAGTTTTGGGTTTAGAAGTAGGTGCCGATGATTATCTGACTAAACCCTTTAGTATGCGAGAATTAGTCGCTCGTTGTCGCGCTCTCATTCGTCGTCAAGGATTTACTTCCCTAGCTGCCGCTCCCGTGCGAAAATTCCGCGATGTTCTTCTCTATCCCCAGGAATGTCGGGTGACGGTGCGAGATGAAGAAATTAACCTTTCTCCTAAAGAATTCCGTCTCCTAGACCTATTTATGAGTTATCCGCGCCGAGTTTGGTCAAGAGAGCAATTAATTGAACAAATTTGGGGGCCAGATTTTTTAGGAGACACCAAAACCGTCGATGTTCACATTCGCTGGTTACGGGAAAAACTAGAAATCGATCCCAGTCAACCGGAATACCTGATTACTGTACGCGGTTTCGGTTATCGTTTTGGCTAG
- the phoU gene encoding phosphate signaling complex protein PhoU — MSLSKETNHPDRTYFARSLQRLEQDVLRMGTLVEESFRLSHQSLFARDLEMAKKIAPLDKEIDRYYRQIELDCATLMTLQAPVAQDLRLLSAFMQLVRDLERIGDYAKDLAEIALKLFAYTPHDCMSEIEAMSHHAQYMLATSLVALADLDQEAGPKVKELDNTVDQAYDYLYHTLAHQRDIKGVVEPILLMALLIRHLERMADHATNIAQRVSYIVTGQRG; from the coding sequence GTGAGCCTATCCAAAGAAACCAATCATCCCGATCGCACCTATTTCGCTCGTTCTCTCCAGCGATTGGAACAGGATGTGCTGAGAATGGGAACCTTGGTCGAAGAATCCTTTCGTCTTAGCCATCAATCCCTTTTTGCTAGGGATTTGGAAATGGCGAAAAAAATCGCCCCCCTTGACAAGGAAATCGATCGCTACTACCGTCAAATCGAGTTAGATTGCGCCACTCTCATGACTCTACAGGCTCCCGTAGCCCAAGATTTGCGGCTTTTAAGTGCTTTTATGCAATTAGTGCGCGATTTGGAACGTATCGGCGATTATGCTAAGGATTTAGCCGAAATAGCACTCAAGTTATTCGCCTATACTCCCCACGATTGTATGAGTGAGATCGAGGCCATGTCCCACCATGCTCAGTATATGTTAGCCACGAGTCTGGTTGCTCTGGCTGACCTCGATCAGGAAGCCGGTCCAAAGGTCAAAGAACTAGATAATACGGTCGATCAAGCCTATGACTATCTTTATCACACTCTCGCCCATCAAAGAGATATTAAGGGTGTGGTGGAACCAATCCTGCTGATGGCTTTACTAATCCGTCATCTGGAACGTATGGCCGATCACGCCACCAATATCGCCCAAAGGGTATCCTACATCGTTACTGGACAGAGAGGCTGA
- the gltX gene encoding glutamate--tRNA ligase has translation MTVRVRIAPSPTGNLHIGTARTAVFNWLFARHHRGKFILRVEDTDLERSRPEYTENIQAGLQWLGLNWDEGPFFQTQRLNYYRQAIQTLLDRGLAYRCYCTPEELEKMREEQKARNLAPRYDNRHRYLTPEQQAQFEQAGRKAVIRFIIDDDQEIIWQDLIREKVIWKGSDLGGDMVIARTSENGEENFGQPLYNLAVVVDDIDMEITHVIRGEDHIANTAKQILLYEALGAKVPEFAHSPLILNQEGRKLSKRDGVTSIDDFRKLGFLPQALVNYMTLLGWTPPDSTEEIFTLEAAAEVFSLERVNKAGAKFDWTKLDWINSQYLHRLTGEELVPLLLPYWQEAGYNFAAETDRAWLIGLATLIGPSLTRLSDAVAESRLLLTPLANYNQEALSQLQLEGVKDIIKDILAAITPDLTGEVAKGIVETTTKAHRVKKGLVMKSLRAALMGELHGPDLMQSWLLLNQKGWDISRLQQAVNS, from the coding sequence GTGACAGTGAGAGTTCGTATTGCCCCCAGTCCCACGGGAAATTTACACATTGGAACAGCGCGCACAGCCGTGTTTAACTGGCTTTTTGCCCGTCATCACCGAGGGAAATTTATCTTGCGCGTGGAAGATACAGATTTAGAACGTTCTCGACCAGAATATACCGAAAATATTCAAGCGGGCCTACAATGGTTAGGACTGAATTGGGATGAAGGTCCTTTTTTTCAAACTCAACGCCTTAATTATTATCGTCAAGCTATTCAAACCCTGCTCGATCGAGGTTTAGCCTATCGTTGTTATTGTACCCCAGAAGAATTGGAAAAAATGCGGGAAGAACAAAAAGCCCGCAATCTTGCCCCCCGTTATGATAATCGTCATCGTTATCTCACCCCCGAACAACAAGCGCAATTCGAGCAAGCGGGGAGAAAAGCAGTAATTCGTTTTATTATTGATGACGATCAAGAAATTATTTGGCAGGATTTAATCCGGGAAAAAGTCATCTGGAAAGGTAGTGATTTAGGGGGGGATATGGTGATCGCTCGTACCTCGGAAAATGGGGAAGAAAACTTCGGTCAGCCTCTCTATAATTTAGCGGTAGTTGTTGATGATATCGATATGGAAATTACCCATGTTATTCGTGGGGAAGATCACATCGCTAATACGGCTAAACAAATTCTTTTATACGAAGCTTTGGGGGCAAAAGTGCCTGAGTTTGCCCACAGTCCTTTGATCTTAAATCAGGAGGGTCGTAAGTTATCTAAACGGGATGGAGTCACTTCGATCGATGATTTCCGAAAACTGGGTTTTCTGCCGCAAGCTTTGGTTAATTACATGACTCTACTCGGGTGGACTCCTCCCGATTCCACTGAAGAAATTTTTACCCTTGAAGCGGCTGCTGAAGTGTTTAGTTTAGAACGGGTAAATAAAGCGGGGGCAAAATTTGACTGGACTAAACTGGATTGGATTAATAGTCAATATCTCCATCGGTTAACCGGTGAGGAATTAGTGCCTTTACTTCTCCCCTACTGGCAAGAAGCAGGGTATAATTTTGCTGCTGAAACCGATCGAGCTTGGTTGATCGGTTTGGCTACTCTCATCGGTCCGAGTTTAACTCGTTTAAGCGATGCTGTCGCTGAAAGTCGCTTACTTTTAACCCCTCTGGCGAATTATAATCAGGAGGCTTTGAGTCAATTACAATTAGAGGGAGTTAAGGATATTATCAAGGATATTCTTGCCGCTATTACTCCCGATTTGACTGGAGAAGTTGCTAAGGGTATTGTGGAGACAACAACTAAAGCCCATCGGGTTAAAAAGGGTCTGGTGATGAAGTCTCTACGCGCCGCTTTGATGGGGGAGTTACACGGTCCAGATTTAATGCAGTCTTGGCTACTTCTCAATCAAAAAGGTTGGGATATATCCCGTCTTCAGCAAGCAGTAAATAGTTAA
- a CDS encoding STAS/SEC14 domain-containing protein has translation MIDYNLDAAHSILYMQPTSALAAEDFIKIAEAVDPHIEATGGLAGVIIEVPTFTGWESFGALVAHFRLIRDHHKYVSKVAVVTDSTLVKLIESLASHFVAAEVRQFPWGETEVANQWILGGS, from the coding sequence ATGATAGATTATAATTTAGACGCGGCGCATAGCATTCTGTATATGCAACCTACATCTGCACTTGCGGCGGAAGATTTCATCAAGATTGCGGAGGCAGTGGACCCCCACATTGAAGCCACTGGTGGCCTTGCTGGCGTAATCATCGAAGTTCCCACGTTCACTGGTTGGGAGAGTTTTGGTGCCTTGGTTGCTCATTTCCGGCTGATACGCGACCATCACAAGTACGTCAGTAAGGTTGCAGTGGTGACTGATTCCACTCTGGTTAAACTGATTGAAAGTCTGGCTTCCCACTTTGTCGCCGCTGAAGTCAGGCAGTTCCCATGGGGGGAAACTGAGGTGGCGAACCAATGGATCTTGGGCGGCTCCTGA
- a CDS encoding NAD(P)H-quinone oxidoreductase subunit N, whose amino-acid sequence MALLTTGKPFIRDLEQYGALGVYAPLEGGYEGRYQRRLRATGYNVLHITARGLGDLSAYLTGIHGVRPPHLGKKNIGREAAVGPVYFIPPIATYQLENLPPKSKGLVIWIIESFVLSSEEKQYLINLSQQEPRLKFVLELGGERYFRWQPLSKSLIAA is encoded by the coding sequence ATGGCACTACTGACCACGGGAAAACCATTTATTCGCGATCTGGAACAATACGGTGCTTTAGGGGTTTACGCACCCTTAGAAGGGGGTTACGAGGGACGCTATCAAAGACGTTTACGGGCCACCGGTTACAATGTCCTGCATATCACCGCTAGAGGTCTAGGGGATTTAAGTGCCTATCTTACCGGCATTCATGGAGTCCGTCCCCCCCATTTAGGTAAAAAAAATATTGGTCGGGAAGCAGCCGTCGGACCGGTTTATTTTATTCCTCCCATTGCTACCTATCAATTGGAAAATTTACCCCCCAAATCTAAAGGTTTAGTGATTTGGATTATTGAAAGTTTTGTTTTATCCTCGGAAGAAAAACAATACTTAATTAATCTTAGTCAACAGGAACCCCGGTTAAAATTTGTCCTCGAATTGGGTGGGGAAAGATATTTCCGTTGGCAACCTTTGAGCAAATCTTTAATCGCTGCCTAA
- a CDS encoding ABC transporter permease has product MTPVKLPIDPFLKPNLTTKLLGVGLVLTIIFILIALFSPLLQAISLIQDPTDILSNYPLQAPSSAHWFGTNVRGYDVFSRTLFGARAALSVVFLATGLSLVIGVPLGLISGYLGGKIDRVLLFLMDTLYTLPGLLLSVALAFVLGRGIVNVAIAVSIAYIPQYFRVVRNQTASVKNELFIEAARAIGASPGRILSKYLFFNVVQSVPVLFTLNAADAILVLGGLGFLGLGLPEEVPEWGHDLKEALADLSTGIWWTTLFPGLAMTTMVVGLSLLGEGLSEIFNPLSRKR; this is encoded by the coding sequence ATGACTCCTGTTAAATTGCCGATCGATCCTTTTCTGAAACCCAACCTAACCACTAAACTCCTAGGGGTTGGGTTGGTATTGACAATTATTTTTATCCTGATTGCCCTGTTTTCGCCCCTTCTGCAAGCGATCAGCCTGATTCAGGATCCAACCGACATTTTAAGCAATTATCCCCTACAAGCCCCCAGTTCTGCCCATTGGTTCGGGACGAATGTGCGCGGTTATGATGTCTTTTCCCGCACCCTATTCGGGGCCCGGGCGGCCTTGTCCGTGGTATTTTTGGCCACAGGATTATCTTTAGTCATCGGGGTTCCTTTAGGGTTAATTAGCGGTTATTTGGGGGGTAAGATCGATCGCGTTCTCCTCTTTCTCATGGATACCCTCTACACCTTGCCGGGGTTATTATTATCGGTGGCTCTGGCTTTCGTTTTGGGTCGTGGTATCGTCAATGTAGCGATCGCTGTTAGCATTGCCTATATTCCCCAATATTTTCGCGTGGTCAGAAATCAAACCGCCAGCGTTAAAAATGAGTTATTTATCGAAGCGGCACGAGCGATCGGTGCTAGTCCAGGCCGGATACTATCAAAATATCTTTTCTTTAATGTCGTCCAGAGTGTCCCGGTTCTTTTTACCCTCAACGCGGCGGATGCGATCCTTGTTTTAGGCGGTTTAGGCTTTTTAGGCTTAGGATTACCAGAAGAAGTGCCGGAATGGGGTCATGATCTCAAGGAAGCTTTGGCGGATTTATCTACAGGTATCTGGTGGACTACTTTATTTCCCGGATTAGCGATGACCACGATGGTGGTGGGTTTATCTCTCTTGGGAGAGGGGTTAAGTGAAATTTTTAACCCCCTGAGTCGTAAACGCTAA
- a CDS encoding type II restriction endonuclease: MYLCVEKALMEKPYLLHLNQSCDLETTYEAIRSGFIALALEKNQRATPLIAEARTLKIIAQTVNNPRDLLNIPDIQAALLTASGISDKAKNYLHSQDKVEAIQELIVNFLEPAGTNFVEELVYRFLLIRGDTLGGIMRNAGGSLAQSKFTRSLLATLRVAGIAYDWLNSSNNQWREAEEMTPNLEILVRGVSWLNNSQPRTIIYNVNVPIVNNNNIDLCLLKCDSTQLANQKIKKQTLQSADLYIALGELKGGIDPAGADEHWKTARTALQRIDDAFRKISKHPYTFFIGAAIETKMAREIYQQLETKKLTNAANLTNDNQLVSIMRWLCHL, encoded by the coding sequence ATGTATTTATGTGTGGAGAAAGCCTTAATGGAAAAACCCTATCTCTTGCATTTAAACCAAAGTTGTGATTTGGAGACTACCTATGAAGCTATCCGTTCAGGATTTATTGCTCTAGCCTTAGAAAAAAATCAGAGAGCTACTCCTTTAATTGCAGAAGCAAGAACCTTAAAAATTATTGCACAAACCGTAAACAATCCTAGAGATTTACTAAACATCCCAGATATTCAAGCGGCTTTATTAACTGCATCGGGAATTTCTGATAAGGCTAAAAATTATTTACATTCCCAAGACAAGGTAGAAGCAATTCAAGAATTAATTGTCAATTTTCTGGAACCTGCGGGGACTAATTTTGTCGAGGAGTTAGTCTATAGATTTCTATTGATTCGGGGTGACACTTTAGGAGGAATCATGAGAAACGCGGGTGGCTCCTTAGCTCAAAGTAAATTTACTCGTTCTCTATTAGCAACTTTAAGAGTAGCAGGGATTGCTTATGATTGGCTCAATTCTAGTAATAATCAATGGAGAGAAGCTGAAGAAATGACACCTAATCTAGAAATCTTGGTTAGAGGTGTTAGCTGGTTAAATAACAGCCAACCAAGAACAATAATTTATAATGTCAATGTTCCCATTGTTAATAACAACAATATTGATTTGTGCCTTTTAAAATGTGATTCGACGCAATTAGCTAATCAAAAAATCAAAAAACAAACCTTACAATCTGCTGATTTATACATTGCTTTGGGAGAATTGAAAGGTGGGATTGATCCCGCAGGAGCAGATGAACATTGGAAAACTGCTCGTACTGCTTTGCAGAGAATTGATGATGCTTTTAGAAAAATCTCTAAGCATCCTTATACTTTTTTTATCGGCGCTGCTATTGAAACAAAAATGGCTAGGGAAATTTATCAGCAATTAGAGACGAAAAAACTCACCAATGCCGCTAACTTAACCAATGATAATCAACTGGTTTCAATTATGCGTTGGCTATGCCATCTTTAA
- a CDS encoding sensor histidine kinase: MTIFAFIFGVVLGLSICYWQVSRLNRELKRTLSALSDSADLSASFPVTSLVRRELQFLSQSLQEREKSLEIQKSLLERAPIAYLHIDADNQLLWCNQQAITLLKLDRWQPDQVRLLLELVRSYELDQLIQETRQKQSPQVQTWTFYPTNYPVTPISDRQVIAPKSIALKGYGYPLPEGQIAVFIENRQPLVELSQNRERAFSDLTHELRTPLTSISLLTEALQKRLQAPERRWLEQMGKEVERLSQLVCDWLEISELQADAGRSLQYQMINLQDLIRAAWQTVTPIAAQKQISLDYSSPVDWTLEVDHSRLLQVFLNLFDNAIKYSPDRGKIRLEIREISDTIGEKWLKIDVIDNGKGFNEADLPYVFDRLFRGDPSRTRQKQGTKDYSTGLGLSIAKEIIQAHGGSIVAQNDPNTGGARLQVTLPRQKKEMR; encoded by the coding sequence ATGACTATTTTCGCTTTTATTTTCGGAGTAGTTTTAGGTTTGAGTATTTGTTACTGGCAAGTCTCACGCTTAAATAGAGAGTTAAAGCGAACCCTGAGCGCTCTCTCGGATTCGGCGGATTTGTCGGCTTCTTTTCCCGTTACCTCCCTGGTGCGTCGAGAATTACAGTTTCTCTCCCAAAGTCTGCAAGAGCGAGAAAAGAGCTTAGAAATTCAGAAATCCTTGCTAGAACGAGCGCCGATCGCCTATCTTCATATAGATGCCGATAATCAACTGCTCTGGTGTAATCAACAGGCAATTACCCTCTTAAAACTCGATCGCTGGCAGCCAGATCAGGTACGTCTGCTGCTGGAATTAGTGCGCTCCTACGAATTAGATCAATTAATTCAAGAAACTCGTCAAAAACAGAGTCCACAGGTGCAAACTTGGACTTTTTACCCGACTAATTATCCTGTCACCCCCATTAGCGATCGCCAAGTGATTGCTCCTAAATCGATTGCCTTGAAAGGTTACGGTTATCCCTTGCCAGAAGGTCAAATCGCTGTATTTATCGAAAATAGACAGCCTTTAGTGGAATTATCGCAAAATCGCGAGCGAGCTTTCTCTGACTTAACTCACGAGTTACGCACTCCCTTAACCTCCATTTCTCTCCTTACCGAAGCTTTACAAAAACGCCTCCAAGCTCCCGAAAGACGCTGGTTAGAACAAATGGGGAAAGAAGTGGAGCGTTTGAGTCAATTAGTCTGCGATTGGCTAGAAATCAGTGAATTACAAGCGGATGCGGGGCGATCTTTACAATACCAGATGATTAATCTACAGGATCTAATCCGCGCCGCTTGGCAGACTGTCACCCCAATAGCCGCCCAAAAACAGATTAGCTTAGATTATTCCTCTCCGGTGGATTGGACGCTGGAAGTGGATCATTCTCGTCTGCTGCAAGTTTTCCTGAATCTCTTTGATAATGCCATCAAGTATAGTCCCGATCGAGGGAAAATTCGCCTAGAAATTCGAGAAATATCCGATACTATCGGGGAAAAATGGCTAAAAATTGACGTTATCGACAACGGGAAGGGATTTAACGAAGCGGATCTACCCTACGTTTTTGATCGCCTCTTTCGCGGTGATCCTTCCCGCACCCGTCAAAAACAAGGCACAAAGGATTATAGTACCGGTTTAGGTTTATCGATTGCCAAAGAGATTATTCAAGCCCATGGCGGTTCGATCGTCGCTCAAAATGATCCTAACACCGGCGGCGCTCGCCTACAAGTCACTCTCCCCCGTCAAAAAAAGGAGATGAGGTGA